Proteins found in one Abyssibius alkaniclasticus genomic segment:
- a CDS encoding HlyC/CorC family transporter, translating into MPTTAGEIVIFDSTTWITLAVILVLLLLSAFFSGSETALTAASRGKLRAQADRKNRGAERALALTEDSERLIGAILLGNNLVNILATSLATSLFTSLFGDSGVVIATGIMTVLVLVFAEVMPKTYAITNAELAATRVAMPVSIVVRLLAPVVSTVRLVVRLMLRIFGVRTDPNAHVLAHEEIAGAIALHHSEGGVEKDDRDRLLGALDLKNRVVEEIMLHRSNIEMIDADAPPAEILSQCLSSSFTRIPVYRGEPENVVGVVHAKDLLRAVNSLVRDAEGGLQGIEKFNVMGVAMAPYFIPDTTTLDEQMREFLRRRTHFALVVDEYGSLRGLITLEDILEEIVGEIADEHDVEEAEVDRQTDGTVIVEGSMTIRDLNRACEWSLPDDEANTVAGLVIHEARMIPAKGQVFVFHGFRFEVLERERNRITKLRLRRLDG; encoded by the coding sequence ATGCCAACGACCGCTGGCGAGATAGTTATTTTTGACAGCACAACCTGGATTACCCTTGCGGTGATATTGGTGCTTTTGTTGCTTTCGGCCTTCTTTTCCGGCTCCGAAACCGCCCTGACCGCGGCCAGCCGCGGCAAGCTGCGCGCCCAGGCCGACAGGAAAAACCGCGGGGCCGAGCGTGCTTTGGCGCTGACCGAAGACAGCGAGCGGCTGATTGGCGCAATCCTGCTGGGCAACAACCTTGTGAATATTCTGGCGACATCGCTGGCAACATCGCTCTTCACCAGCCTGTTTGGAGATTCCGGCGTGGTCATCGCCACCGGCATCATGACCGTGCTTGTGCTGGTCTTTGCCGAGGTGATGCCCAAAACCTATGCCATTACCAATGCCGAACTTGCCGCCACCCGCGTGGCCATGCCGGTTTCGATTGTCGTGCGTCTGCTTGCGCCGGTTGTTTCGACCGTGCGGCTGGTCGTGCGGCTTATGCTGCGCATATTCGGTGTGCGCACCGACCCGAATGCCCATGTTCTGGCGCATGAGGAAATTGCCGGGGCGATTGCGCTGCACCATTCCGAGGGCGGCGTGGAGAAAGATGACCGTGACCGGCTGCTCGGTGCGCTCGACCTGAAAAACCGCGTGGTTGAAGAAATCATGCTACATCGTTCAAATATCGAGATGATCGATGCTGACGCCCCCCCGGCCGAGATTCTGTCGCAATGTCTGTCCTCGTCGTTTACACGCATTCCTGTCTATCGTGGCGAACCTGAAAACGTGGTGGGGGTTGTTCATGCCAAAGACCTGTTGCGCGCGGTCAACAGCCTGGTGCGTGATGCCGAAGGCGGTTTGCAGGGGATTGAGAAATTCAACGTGATGGGCGTGGCAATGGCCCCCTATTTCATTCCCGATACCACGACGCTTGATGAACAGATGCGCGAATTTCTGCGCCGCCGCACGCATTTTGCGCTGGTCGTCGATGAATATGGCAGCCTGCGCGGGCTGATCACGCTAGAGGATATTCTGGAAGAAATCGTTGGCGAAATTGCCGATGAGCATGATGTCGAGGAAGCCGAGGTTGACCGGCAGACCGATGGCACGGTGATCGTCGAAGGCAGCATGACCATACGCGATCTGAACCGCGCCTGTGAATGGTCGCTGCCCGATGACGAGGCCAATACCGTGGCGGGGCTGGTCATTCACGAGGCGCGGATGATCCCTGCAAAGGGACAGGTCTTTGTCTTTCACGGGTTCCGTTTTGAGGTGCTGGAGCGCGAGCGCAACCGGATTACCAAACTGAGGTTGAGGCGCCTCGATGGGTAG
- a CDS encoding helicase HerA-like domain-containing protein, whose amino-acid sequence MGVDRVFVGGGGADYGLPQELLLKYGNRHGLIAGATGTGKTVSLQILAESFSAQGVPVFLADVKGDLSGLGVAGSPDAPLHDAFMKRAATIKFDDYGYDAFPVVFWDMFAQSGHPIRTTISEMGPLLLSRLLELTEAQEGILNIAFRIADEQGMLLLDLKDLRAMLVWLGENSAEISLRYGNIATASVGAIQRRLVVLENQGATQFFGEPALRLEDMIATAPDGRGRINVLAADQLMASPRLYATFLLWLLSELFEQLPEVGDPDKPKFVFFFDEAHLLFGDASKALLDKVEQVARLIRSKGVGVYFVTQNPDDVPSDILGQLGNRIQHALRAYTPRDQKALRAAAETFRPNPDFVTETAIREVGTGEAVVSLLERKGVPGIVQRTLIRPPSSRLGPITAAERAALIAASPLTGLYDTAIDRDSAFEELSRRTAQAQADQTATNPEAEREFSTGRRYNPGSTTGKPKSTRSRRTDSPTEAFTKSLSRSVGTKLGNAIVRGVLGGLFRR is encoded by the coding sequence ATGGGCGTTGATCGGGTTTTTGTAGGCGGTGGCGGGGCTGATTACGGCCTGCCGCAAGAGCTGTTGTTGAAATATGGCAACCGGCACGGGCTGATTGCGGGCGCCACCGGCACTGGCAAAACCGTCAGCCTGCAAATTCTGGCCGAAAGCTTTTCAGCCCAGGGCGTGCCGGTGTTTTTGGCCGATGTGAAAGGCGATCTTTCCGGGCTTGGCGTGGCAGGCTCGCCCGACGCGCCCTTGCACGATGCCTTCATGAAGCGCGCCGCCACGATCAAATTCGATGATTATGGCTATGACGCGTTTCCCGTGGTGTTTTGGGACATGTTCGCGCAATCCGGCCACCCGATCCGCACGACCATTTCCGAGATGGGCCCGCTGCTGCTGTCGCGCCTGCTGGAGCTGACCGAGGCGCAAGAGGGCATTCTGAACATTGCCTTTCGCATTGCCGACGAGCAGGGGATGCTGCTGCTCGACCTGAAAGACCTGCGCGCCATGCTGGTCTGGCTGGGGGAAAATTCCGCCGAGATCAGCCTGCGCTACGGCAATATCGCCACGGCAAGTGTGGGCGCCATCCAGCGCCGCCTTGTGGTGCTTGAAAATCAGGGCGCGACGCAGTTTTTCGGCGAACCCGCACTCAGGCTTGAAGACATGATCGCCACCGCCCCCGACGGGCGCGGGCGCATCAATGTGCTGGCGGCCGATCAGCTCATGGCTTCGCCCCGGCTTTATGCCACCTTTCTGCTCTGGCTGCTGTCAGAGCTTTTCGAGCAATTGCCCGAGGTCGGCGACCCCGACAAACCGAAATTCGTCTTCTTCTTTGACGAGGCGCATCTGCTGTTTGGCGATGCCTCCAAGGCGCTGCTCGATAAGGTCGAGCAGGTCGCGCGGCTGATCCGCTCCAAAGGGGTTGGCGTCTATTTTGTCACCCAAAACCCCGATGATGTGCCGTCTGACATTCTTGGCCAGCTTGGCAACCGCATCCAGCACGCATTGCGTGCCTATACCCCGCGCGACCAGAAGGCGCTGCGTGCCGCCGCCGAAACCTTCCGCCCGAACCCCGATTTCGTTACCGAAACCGCCATACGCGAGGTGGGCACCGGCGAGGCGGTCGTATCCTTGCTGGAACGCAAAGGCGTGCCCGGCATCGTGCAACGAACGCTCATCCGCCCGCCAAGCTCGCGCCTTGGCCCGATCACGGCGGCAGAACGCGCCGCCCTCATCGCCGCCAGCCCGCTGACCGGGCTGTATGACACCGCGATAGACCGCGACAGCGCGTTCGAGGAGCTGTCCCGCCGCACCGCGCAAGCGCAGGCAGACCAGACAGCGACAAACCCCGAGGCCGAGCGCGAGTTCAGCACCGGGCGGCGATACAATCCGGGCAGCACAACGGGCAAGCCGAAATCCACCCGTTCGCGCCGCACCGATTCACCGACCGAAGCCTTCACCAAATCGCTGTCACGCTCGGTCGGCACGAAACTCGGCAATGCCATCGTGCGCGGGGTATTGGGCGGGTTGTTCCGACGCTGA
- a CDS encoding beta-ketoacyl-[acyl-carrier-protein] synthase family protein codes for MIGLNRRVVITGQGSINPLGHSASATMQAMAEGRCAIGPLDIRDVDRLQIGIAGQVRGYDETAHFGRQELVLYDRFAQFALLAGREAMAQSGLDVNAQDPTRTGVVLGTSGGGLQTQDENYRLVYEEGKNRVHPFVVPRLMNNSATSHLSMTYGAQGPSFTVATACASSNHAMGMAFNLIRAGMVDAMLTGGSESMLVFGGIKAWEGLRVMSKDACRPFSATRNGMVQGEGAAVFVFEDYEHARARGAEIQAEVIGFAMTSDASDIVMPSRAGAARTISGALKDAGLNPSDVGYINAHGTGTAANDKTECGAVRDAFGAAADDLMISSTKSMHGHLIGGTGAVELLACIMALRDGIIAPTVGYEEPDPECDLDVVPNEARKAKVDVAMSNAFAFGGMNAVLALRAAP; via the coding sequence CTGATCGGTTTGAATAGGCGCGTCGTCATCACCGGCCAGGGGTCGATCAATCCGCTTGGCCATAGCGCCTCGGCCACCATGCAGGCTATGGCGGAAGGGCGCTGCGCCATCGGCCCGCTTGACATACGCGATGTCGACCGGCTGCAAATCGGCATCGCCGGGCAGGTGCGGGGCTATGATGAGACCGCGCATTTCGGCCGGCAGGAGCTGGTGCTATACGACCGTTTTGCGCAATTCGCCCTGTTGGCGGGCCGCGAAGCGATGGCGCAATCGGGGCTGGATGTGAATGCCCAGGACCCGACCCGCACCGGCGTTGTGCTGGGCACCTCGGGCGGCGGGCTGCAAACCCAGGATGAAAACTACCGCCTGGTCTATGAAGAGGGCAAGAACCGCGTTCACCCCTTTGTTGTGCCCCGGCTGATGAACAATTCCGCCACGTCGCATTTGTCGATGACCTATGGCGCACAGGGGCCGAGCTTTACCGTGGCCACGGCCTGTGCAAGCTCCAACCACGCAATGGGCATGGCCTTCAACCTGATCCGCGCGGGCATGGTCGATGCGATGCTGACCGGCGGGTCGGAATCCATGCTGGTATTCGGCGGCATCAAGGCATGGGAAGGCTTACGCGTCATGTCGAAAGACGCCTGCCGCCCGTTTTCAGCCACCCGCAACGGCATGGTGCAGGGCGAGGGTGCTGCGGTATTTGTGTTTGAAGACTATGAACATGCGCGTGCCCGTGGTGCCGAAATTCAGGCCGAAGTGATTGGCTTTGCCATGACATCGGATGCCAGTGACATTGTCATGCCAAGTCGGGCAGGGGCGGCGCGCACCATTTCGGGCGCGCTGAAAGATGCCGGGCTGAACCCAAGCGACGTTGGCTATATCAACGCCCACGGCACCGGCACGGCGGCCAATGACAAAACCGAATGCGGCGCCGTGCGCGATGCCTTTGGCGCAGCGGCCGATGATCTGATGATTTCTTCAACCAAATCCATGCACGGGCATCTGATTGGCGGCACGGGGGCTGTCGAGCTTTTGGCCTGCATCATGGCGCTGCGTGACGGCATTATCGCCCCGACCGTGGGTTATGAAGAGCCAGACCCGGAATGCGACCTGGACGTTGTGCCCAACGAGGCACGCAAGGCCAAGGTGGATGTCGCCATGTCCAACGCCTTTGCCTTTGGCGGCATGAATGCCGTTCTGGCCCTGCGCGCCGCACCCTGA
- a CDS encoding shikimate kinase yields MDRTRPILADGTLTQTLVLVGLMGAGKSTVGRRLAHALNVDFVDSDDEIVKAAGMPISEIFARLGEPHFRDGERRVLARLLQSPPHVLATGGGAFVSPENREIIAAHGVSIWLRADLETLWDRVRSRPGRPLLEQDEPKAALAALLAARTPAYAKADYEVTSHMNNSHEVVVQDIFALLKAQSEAIDAR; encoded by the coding sequence ATGGATCGAACACGGCCAATCCTTGCCGATGGCACTTTAACCCAGACATTGGTGCTTGTAGGGCTGATGGGAGCGGGAAAATCCACCGTCGGGCGGCGGCTGGCCCATGCGCTGAACGTTGATTTTGTCGACAGCGATGACGAAATTGTGAAAGCCGCCGGAATGCCGATTTCCGAAATTTTTGCGCGCCTTGGCGAGCCGCATTTCCGCGATGGCGAGCGTCGGGTGCTGGCGCGGCTGCTGCAAAGCCCACCGCATGTGCTGGCCACGGGTGGCGGGGCGTTTGTATCGCCGGAAAACCGCGAGATTATTGCCGCGCATGGCGTGTCGATCTGGCTGCGCGCCGATCTGGAAACCCTGTGGGACCGTGTGCGCAGCCGGCCCGGGCGGCCCCTGCTGGAGCAAGATGAACCCAAAGCCGCGCTGGCTGCGCTGCTTGCCGCCCGCACGCCCGCCTATGCCAAGGCTGATTACGAGGTGACAAGCCATATGAACAATTCCCACGAGGTTGTGGTGCAAGACATATTTGCGCTGCTCAAGGCCCAAAGCGAGGCGATAGATGCGCGTTAA
- a CDS encoding invasion associated locus B family protein: MRIKFLSFLLAVSLAAPLAAQDPNAFPTTDEVQGIAARYEGWEVRCPEGADACRLIARGLDAEGNEVVNIALQALPEGGNAALGVTIITPLLTLLPRGVTVRVDDKAPAGFPFSWCDAQGCYARYGLTADEVQGLRDGSAIKVSIFAVTNTTDAIDSTISLAGFTAAEADLAAR; the protein is encoded by the coding sequence ATGCGCATCAAATTTCTTTCTTTCCTTCTTGCGGTATCATTGGCAGCACCGCTGGCCGCGCAAGACCCCAACGCCTTTCCCACCACCGACGAAGTGCAAGGCATTGCTGCGCGCTATGAAGGCTGGGAGGTGCGCTGCCCCGAAGGTGCCGATGCCTGCCGCCTGATCGCACGCGGTTTGGATGCCGAGGGCAACGAGGTTGTGAACATCGCCCTGCAAGCCCTGCCCGAAGGTGGCAATGCGGCTCTGGGTGTCACGATCATCACCCCGTTGCTGACCCTGCTGCCGCGCGGTGTGACCGTGCGCGTCGACGATAAGGCCCCCGCCGGCTTTCCCTTTAGCTGGTGCGATGCGCAGGGTTGCTATGCCCGCTACGGGCTGACCGCAGATGAAGTGCAGGGGCTGCGCGATGGCAGTGCGATCAAGGTTTCCATCTTCGCGGTGACCAATACCACCGATGCGATCGACTCCACAATCTCGCTGGCCGGGTTTACCGCTGCCGAAGCCGATCTGGCCGCCCGTTAA
- a CDS encoding DMT family transporter, whose product MQRLGAFGPPLVLALTLAIWASFLVSARAAVGQSFGPIEVGLMRFGTAAILFAPVLLRHGILPRGQNWLDVVLIAFIGGFVFVLLLVGGLSFAPVADSGIFAPSMLPVWVAGMSAVFLAEKFSRARLLGLGLIVFGALAVGGYEAIIQAEDGRWRGHLLFLGASGCWAAYTVRFRARALPVVPAAAMMVFWSALAFLVAGLVKGMDFSGIPPQTLALQILLQGVFSGFLATFTYLFCVQHFGAAKTAAFGALVPVLAALGAWVFLAEPIGIFKTIGILVVCTGVALASGALFQGRSQ is encoded by the coding sequence GTGCAGCGGCTAGGGGCGTTTGGCCCGCCGCTTGTGCTTGCGCTGACATTGGCGATCTGGGCGAGCTTTCTGGTTTCGGCCCGCGCGGCGGTTGGCCAAAGCTTTGGCCCCATCGAAGTGGGGCTGATGCGCTTTGGCACGGCCGCCATTCTGTTTGCCCCGGTCCTGCTGCGCCACGGCATTTTGCCCAGGGGCCAAAACTGGCTCGATGTCGTGCTGATCGCCTTTATCGGTGGCTTTGTCTTTGTGCTTTTGCTGGTGGGCGGGCTCAGTTTTGCCCCGGTGGCCGATAGCGGCATTTTCGCCCCCTCCATGCTGCCCGTCTGGGTGGCGGGGATGAGCGCGGTTTTTCTGGCCGAGAAATTCAGCCGCGCACGGCTGCTTGGCCTTGGCCTAATCGTGTTTGGCGCGCTCGCCGTGGGTGGCTACGAGGCGATCATTCAGGCCGAAGATGGCCGCTGGCGCGGGCATTTGCTGTTTTTGGGCGCTTCAGGCTGCTGGGCCGCCTATACGGTGCGGTTTCGCGCCCGTGCCCTGCCCGTGGTGCCGGCCGCCGCGATGATGGTGTTCTGGTCGGCGCTTGCCTTTCTGGTGGCCGGGCTGGTGAAGGGGATGGATTTTTCAGGCATCCCGCCCCAAACCCTTGCGCTGCAAATTCTGCTGCAAGGCGTGTTTTCGGGTTTTCTGGCGACCTTCACCTATCTGTTTTGCGTGCAGCATTTCGGCGCGGCAAAAACCGCCGCCTTTGGCGCGCTGGTGCCGGTGCTGGCCGCGCTCGGCGCTTGGGTGTTTCTGGCCGAACCGATTGGTATTTTCAAAACCATCGGCATTCTGGTGGTCTGCACCGGGGTGGCTTTGGCCTCAGGCGCGCTGTTTCAGGGCCGCAGCCAGTAG
- the aroB gene encoding 3-dehydroquinate synthase → MRVKTIHVPLGDRAYDIAIGPGLLAQAGAHLAPFLRRKRVFVVTEDRVAALHLKALTAGLDADGVQSAVLSLPPGESTKSWAQLQVVVEWLLEQRAERGDIVVAFGGGVIGDLVGFAAAILRRGVGFVQIPTSLLAQVDSSVGGKTGINSPQGKNLIGAFHQPRLVLADIDVLATLPGRDFLAGYGEVVKYGLLGDAAFFDWLEANGPALAAGDVAARIEAVAKACQMKADIVVADEHEHGERALLNLGHTFGHALEAATGYSARLLHGEAVAIGCALAFELSQRLGHCSQEAPSRLRAHLQAMGMKRDLADIAGDLPDADGLIALMGQDKKVVDGRIAFILARGIGAAFVARDVETRAVRALLAAALKQRA, encoded by the coding sequence ATGCGCGTTAAAACCATTCATGTGCCGCTGGGCGATCGTGCCTATGACATTGCCATCGGCCCGGGCCTTCTGGCACAGGCAGGCGCGCATCTGGCCCCGTTCTTGCGCCGCAAACGGGTGTTTGTCGTGACCGAGGACCGGGTTGCCGCCCTGCACCTGAAAGCCCTGACGGCCGGGTTGGATGCGGACGGCGTGCAATCTGCCGTGCTGAGCCTGCCGCCGGGGGAAAGCACCAAAAGCTGGGCACAGTTGCAGGTGGTTGTCGAATGGCTGCTTGAACAGCGCGCCGAGCGGGGCGATATTGTCGTGGCCTTCGGTGGCGGGGTGATCGGTGATCTGGTTGGCTTTGCCGCCGCGATATTGCGGCGTGGCGTCGGGTTTGTGCAAATCCCCACCAGCCTGTTGGCGCAGGTCGACAGCTCGGTCGGGGGCAAGACCGGAATAAATTCGCCGCAAGGCAAAAACCTGATCGGGGCCTTCCACCAGCCGCGCCTTGTGCTGGCCGATATCGACGTGCTGGCCACCCTGCCGGGGCGCGATTTTCTGGCAGGCTATGGCGAGGTGGTCAAATACGGCCTGCTGGGCGATGCGGCGTTTTTTGACTGGCTCGAAGCCAATGGCCCGGCGCTGGCGGCAGGCGATGTGGCCGCGCGGATCGAGGCCGTTGCCAAAGCCTGCCAGATGAAGGCCGATATTGTCGTGGCCGATGAGCATGAACACGGCGAGCGCGCCTTGTTGAACCTTGGCCATACATTCGGCCATGCACTGGAGGCGGCGACCGGCTATTCGGCGCGGTTGTTGCATGGGGAAGCTGTGGCCATTGGCTGTGCGTTGGCCTTTGAGCTTTCGCAAAGGCTTGGCCATTGCAGCCAGGAAGCCCCCAGCCGTTTGCGCGCGCATTTGCAGGCAATGGGCATGAAGCGCGACCTTGCCGATATTGCCGGTGATCTGCCCGATGCTGACGGGCTGATCGCACTGATGGGGCAGGATAAAAAGGTCGTTGACGGGCGTATCGCCTTTATTCTGGCGCGCGGTATTGGCGCGGCGTTTGTGGCGCGCGATGTGGAAACGCGTGCGGTGCGCGCGCTACTGGCTGCGGCCCTGAAACAGCGCGCCTGA
- a CDS encoding tyrosine recombinase, translating into MASGANWVGAFLSAIAAEAGAAANTLSAYRHDLEDFSAHLGATTLAGASRADIEGYLSALAGNGLAPSTRARRLSSIRQFYRFVFQEGWRGDNPAGELRGPGASTRLPKTLSLVEVEALLAAARRYGRSAHERARNTCLFELLYATGMRVSELVALPEAAARGNPAMLLVRGKGGRERMVPLSPPAQAALAEWLVARDAQLAEKHQKSRALFPSRAKAGHFTRVGFFLLLKDVALAAGLNHEKLSPHTLRHAFATHLLANGADLRSIQMLLGHADVSTTEIYTHVLDETLKSLVLTKHPLA; encoded by the coding sequence ATGGCCAGCGGCGCAAATTGGGTTGGCGCCTTCCTGTCAGCCATTGCCGCCGAAGCCGGGGCGGCGGCCAACACGCTTTCCGCCTATCGCCATGACCTTGAAGATTTCAGCGCCCATCTTGGTGCCACCACGCTGGCAGGGGCCAGCCGCGCCGATATTGAAGGCTATCTTTCAGCCCTGGCAGGCAACGGGCTGGCGCCCAGCACGCGCGCGCGCAGGCTGTCATCCATCCGGCAATTCTACCGTTTCGTGTTTCAGGAAGGCTGGCGCGGCGACAATCCGGCAGGAGAGCTTCGTGGCCCCGGGGCCAGCACACGCCTGCCCAAAACCCTGAGCCTTGTCGAGGTCGAGGCTTTGCTTGCAGCGGCCCGCAGATATGGGCGCAGCGCGCATGAACGTGCGCGCAATACCTGCCTGTTTGAACTGCTCTATGCCACGGGAATGCGGGTTTCCGAACTGGTCGCCCTGCCCGAAGCAGCAGCGCGCGGCAACCCGGCCATGCTGCTGGTGCGCGGCAAGGGCGGGCGCGAGCGCATGGTGCCGCTGTCGCCACCGGCCCAGGCGGCGCTGGCCGAATGGCTTGTGGCGCGCGATGCGCAGCTGGCCGAAAAGCACCAGAAATCACGCGCGCTGTTCCCGTCACGCGCCAAGGCGGGGCATTTTACGCGGGTCGGCTTTTTTCTGCTGCTCAAGGATGTGGCGCTGGCCGCCGGGCTGAACCACGAAAAACTGTCGCCCCACACGCTGCGCCATGCTTTTGCCACGCATCTGCTGGCCAATGGCGCCGATCTGCGCAGTATCCAGATGCTGCTGGGCCATGCCGATGTGTCAACCACCGAGATTTACACGCATGTGCTGGATGAAACGCTCAAGAGCCTTGTGCTGACCAAACACCCGCTGGCCTGA
- a CDS encoding UDP-3-O-(3-hydroxymyristoyl)glucosamine N-acyltransferase, with protein sequence MSFTIAEIAQALGARAEGDLGLVVLGPSEPQKAGPDDLALALNAKFAESLGQGKARAALLWDGADWRALGLQAALFAPRPRYALAGLNQVFERRPNLPLGIHASAIIDPSAEIGKGAAIGPFVVIGARARIGANARILSHASVAEDAVIGDDCLLHSGVRIGARVRIGARFIAQPNSVVGGDGFSYVTPDTGVVEAARAGHDPSADLAAQHYARINSLGAVQIGDDVELGAGCTVDRGTITDTIIGSGSKLDNLVMIGHNVRVGADCLLCAQAGVGGSSIIEDRVVLGGQVGVADHVTVGSGVVAAGKSGISSNVPPNRFIMGNPAIRAEQNVEIYKIIRRLPKLVEKVESLQKAVSKTATND encoded by the coding sequence ATGAGCTTCACAATTGCAGAAATTGCGCAGGCGCTTGGCGCGCGGGCCGAGGGTGACCTTGGCCTTGTCGTGCTTGGCCCGTCCGAGCCGCAAAAGGCCGGACCGGATGATCTGGCGCTGGCGCTCAACGCCAAATTTGCGGAATCGTTGGGGCAGGGCAAGGCGCGCGCCGCCCTGTTATGGGATGGGGCCGATTGGCGGGCGCTTGGCCTGCAAGCCGCGCTGTTCGCCCCGCGCCCGCGCTATGCGCTTGCCGGGCTTAATCAGGTTTTCGAGCGCCGCCCGAACCTGCCTTTGGGCATTCATGCCAGCGCAATCATCGACCCCAGCGCCGAAATAGGCAAAGGTGCGGCCATCGGCCCGTTCGTGGTGATTGGCGCGCGTGCGCGCATCGGGGCCAATGCGCGCATCCTTTCCCATGCCAGCGTGGCGGAAGATGCCGTAATAGGCGATGACTGCCTGCTGCATTCGGGTGTGCGTATCGGCGCGCGGGTGCGTATTGGCGCACGGTTCATCGCCCAGCCAAATTCGGTTGTGGGCGGTGACGGGTTTTCCTATGTCACGCCGGATACCGGCGTGGTCGAGGCCGCGCGCGCCGGGCATGACCCTTCGGCCGATCTGGCGGCACAGCATTATGCGCGCATCAACTCGCTTGGGGCAGTGCAGATCGGCGATGATGTCGAGCTTGGCGCGGGCTGCACGGTGGACCGTGGCACCATCACCGATACGATTATCGGTTCGGGCAGCAAGCTCGATAACCTTGTGATGATCGGCCATAACGTGCGTGTGGGCGCCGATTGCCTGTTATGCGCGCAAGCCGGCGTTGGGGGCTCGTCGATCATCGAGGACCGCGTGGTGCTTGGCGGGCAGGTTGGCGTGGCCGACCATGTGACCGTGGGCAGCGGCGTTGTGGCGGCGGGCAAGTCGGGCATATCTTCCAATGTGCCGCCAAACCGTTTTATCATGGGCAACCCGGCCATTCGTGCCGAACAGAATGTCGAGATCTACAAAATCATCCGTCGCCTGCCAAAACTGGTCGAGAAGGTGGAAAGCCTGCAAAAAGCGGTTTCAAAAACCGCCACGAACGATTAG
- a CDS encoding acyl carrier protein, with protein sequence MSADVKEKIVEIIAEQAVLQPSDVSMDATLEDLGVDSLGLVEAIFAIEEAFDIQVPFNANDPTESDFDISNIGAIVAAVESLVAAKG encoded by the coding sequence ATGAGCGCCGATGTCAAAGAGAAGATCGTTGAAATCATAGCCGAACAGGCCGTTTTACAACCCTCTGACGTGTCTATGGATGCGACCTTGGAAGACCTTGGCGTCGATTCGCTTGGTCTGGTCGAAGCGATTTTCGCCATAGAGGAGGCATTTGACATTCAGGTGCCCTTCAACGCCAATGATCCGACAGAGTCCGATTTCGACATTTCCAATATTGGCGCAATCGTGGCGGCGGTGGAGTCGCTGGTCGCGGCGAAGGGCTGA
- a CDS encoding radical SAM protein: MNQMTPPTLPRGKFEDPALTAKGEDRATVALAGLHTLWFNTGTLCNITCQNCYIESSPTNDALVYLTAGEVGRYLDEAEALNAPLEEIGFTGGEPFMNPDMIAMAEAALSRGLRVLILTNAMLPMQRKSVRAGLLELNKRYGAHMTLRVSLDHHRADEHDAMRGKGSYAVSLQGMRWLRDNGFTMSVAARTIWGESDAEARAGFARLFADERFAINAASPGALVLFPEMDERVDVPEITTACWSILGKNPNDVMCASARMVVKRKGADTPAVLACTLLPYDPQFELGETLAAASRPVALNHRHCAKFCVLGGASCSG, encoded by the coding sequence ATGAACCAGATGACCCCACCCACCCTGCCGCGCGGCAAGTTTGAAGACCCGGCGCTGACCGCAAAGGGAGAGGACCGCGCCACAGTGGCTTTGGCCGGGCTGCACACCCTGTGGTTCAATACCGGCACGCTGTGCAATATCACCTGCCAGAATTGCTATATCGAAAGCTCGCCCACCAATGACGCGCTGGTCTATCTGACCGCCGGCGAAGTGGGGCGCTATCTTGACGAGGCCGAAGCACTGAACGCGCCGCTGGAAGAGATCGGCTTCACGGGGGGTGAACCCTTCATGAACCCCGACATGATCGCAATGGCCGAAGCGGCGCTGTCGCGTGGGCTGCGGGTGCTGATCCTGACCAATGCCATGCTGCCGATGCAGCGCAAATCGGTCCGGGCGGGGCTGCTGGAACTGAACAAGCGCTATGGCGCGCACATGACGCTGCGCGTCTCGCTCGACCATCATCGTGCCGATGAGCATGACGCCATGCGCGGCAAGGGAAGCTATGCCGTATCGTTGCAGGGAATGCGCTGGCTGCGCGACAACGGCTTTACCATGTCGGTTGCCGCGCGCACGATCTGGGGCGAAAGCGATGCCGAGGCGCGCGCAGGCTTTGCCCGGCTGTTTGCCGATGAGCGGTTTGCCATCAACGCCGCCAGCCCCGGCGCACTGGTGCTGTTTCCCGAAATGGATGAACGCGTGGACGTGCCGGAAATCACCACCGCCTGCTGGTCGATCCTTGGCAAGAACCCGAATGATGTGATGTGCGCCAGCGCGCGCATGGTCGTCAAACGCAAAGGGGCCGATACGCCCGCCGTTCTGGCCTGCACGCTGCTGCCCTATGACCCGCAGTTTGAGCTGGGCGAAACGCTGGCCGCAGCCTCAAGGCCCGTCGCACTCAACCACCGGCATTGCGCCAAGTTCTGCGTGCTTGGCGGGGCGTCGTGCAGCGGCTAG